A genomic segment from Chiroxiphia lanceolata isolate bChiLan1 chromosome 27, bChiLan1.pri, whole genome shotgun sequence encodes:
- the LOC116799102 gene encoding uncharacterized protein LOC116799102: MGMSALGEGKSCPELPLPCAPSELSQMLQAELCVELVLPWKRYCRLPGAWGGNAGVPQSPGCSLVPAPLPQAMSPVLGRAALCPPCPRLGPACVPFRPAGSGVFPVVAADGVSAAGICPAPLQEQLNKTTAATWMIEEENIKAKILWSKLSSQADVSLSPHTPCVTAPSQRTALLQAAFQPDLGIPFTHTLISALACSKPQYFCFLLLFLLLLSSRWLLLSCLAAPTLSWCSSALSPQGSTGSQAVPHGSEQRDREFLPLTLWYADPARKEHLSSGLAGHGDHILLPFSVQSPLPLPQHCAHVGPKSLVCSQSPLALPAACTVRAPSAPTR; the protein is encoded by the exons ATGGGAATGTCCGCtcttggggaggggaagagctgccctgagctgcccctgccctgtgccccgAGTGAGCTGAGCCagatgctgcaggcagagctgtgtgtggagCTGGTGCTGCCATGGAAGCGGTACT gcagGCTGCCTGGGGCCTGGGGAGGGAATGCTGGTGTACCCCAATCCCCAGGGTGCTCCTTGGTTCCAGCACCTCTTCCACAGGCCATGAGTCCAGTTTtgggcagagctgctttgtGCCCCCCGTGCCCAAGGCTTGGCCCTGCCTGTGTTCCCTTCAGGCCAGCTGGGAGTGGGGTTTTTCCCGTGGTTGCTGCTGATGGAGTCAGCGCTGCTGGAatctgccctgctcccctgcaggagcagctgaacaAGACAACAGCAGCCACCTGGATgatagaagaagaaaatattaaagcaaaaatattgtggTCTAAACTCTCCAGCCAGGCAGATGTTTCCTTATCTCCCCACACCCCCTGTGTGACTGCTCCCAGCCAGAGAACAGCCCTGCTgcaagcagctttccagcctgaccttgggattcctttcacacacacactaatCTCAGCTCTGGCTTGCTCAAAaccacaatatttttgttttctgcttctttttctgcttcttttatcATCCAGGTGGCTGCTGTTGTCTTGTTTAGCTGCTCCTACACTCTCTTGGTGCAGCTCAGCACTGTCCCCACAGGGATCCACTGGCAGCCAAGCTGTGCCTCATGGAAGTGAGCAAAGGGACAGGGAATTCCTACCCCTCACCTTGTGGTACGCTGACCCTGCCAGGAAGGAACACTTGTCCTCCGGCCTCGCTGGCCACGGGGATCACATCCTGCTTCCCTTTAGCGTACAGAgccctctccctcttccccagcaCTGTGCCCATGTGGGACCAAAATCTCTGGTGTGCAGCCAGAGCCCCCTGGCCTTGCCTGCTGCTTGCACAGTgagagctcccagtgcccccactAGGTAG
- the MOB3A gene encoding MOB kinase activator 3A, giving the protein MSHALKQVFNKDKTFRPKRKFEPGTQRFELHKKAQASLNAGLDLKVAVQLPPGEEQNDWVAVHVVDFFNRINLIYGTISDYCTEQSCPVMSGGPKYEYRWQDEHKYRKPTALSAPQYMNLLMDWIEVQINNEDIFPTNVGTPFPKNFLPVVKKILSRLFRVFVHVYIHHFDRITQMGSEAHVNTCYKHFYYFVKEFNLIDTKELEPLKEMTSRMCH; this is encoded by the exons atgTCCCACGCTCTAAAGCAAGTGTTCAACAAAGACAAAACCTTCCGGCCCAAGCGCAAGTTCGAGCCGGGCACGCAGCGGTTCGAGCTGCACAAGAAGGCCCAGGCCTCGCTCAACGCCGGGCTGGACCTGAAGGTGGCCGTGCAGCTGCCGCCGGGCGAGGAGCAGAACGACTGGGTGGCCGTGCACGTCGTGGACTTCTTCAACCGCATCAACCTGATCTACGGCACCATCAGTGACTATTGCACCGAGCAGTCCTGCCCCGTCATGTCGGGGGGGCCCAAGTACGAGTACCGGTGGCAGGACGAGCACAAGTACCGCAAACCCACCGCCCTGTCGGCCCCCCAGTACATGAACCTGCTCATGGACTGGATCGAGGTGCAGATCAACAACGAGGACATCTTCCCCACTAACGTTG GTACTCCCTTCCCCAAGAACTTCCTCCCAGTGGTGAAGAAGATCCTCTCCAGGCTCTTCCGGGTCTTTGTCCACGTCTACATCCACCACTTCGACAGGATCACCCAGATGGGCTCGGAGGCCCACGTGAACACCTGCTACAAGCACTTTTACTACTTTGTGAAAGAGTTCAATCTCATAGACACCAAGGAGCTGGAGCCCCTG AAGGAAATGACCTCCCGGATGTGCCACTGA